A part of Olleya sp. Bg11-27 genomic DNA contains:
- a CDS encoding TonB-dependent receptor, translating into MKPLLSILILLLTLATQAQTKISGTVMDAKHQPIVGANVYLEGTYDGASTLANGQFLFTTTAVGQQNLVVSFVSYETKTITKDVTSLSNLKIILRDDVNTLDAVVISAGTFAAGDNSKVSVLKPLDVVTTASALGDFVGALQTLPGTSTVSEDGRLFVRGGDAEETQIFIDGIRVFTPYSPTTNNVPTRGRYSPFLFDGITFSTGGYSAEYGQALSSVLELNTVNQPDQEKTDIGIMSVGASLGNTQIWGKNSLSVNASYINLAPYLELFQDRNDWKKPYETISGEAVFRHKTDNGILKLYSAFDTSNFSVIQDDINYADGLPFALDNKNLYFNGSYKAVLNSNWTLSSGLSYTYAKGKVNVFDSRIHSTENSIHAKLKLKHRFSNRFKLNFGIEQFATTFDERYHDAFVDQVNYGYHNNLTGAFTEADVFFSKNLALKVGLRAEYSALFDKVTMSPRTSLAYKTGRKSQLSLAYGNFYQQPNSAILKFDQNLDAQQAEHYILNYQYNADGKIFRAETYYKKYSDLVKYDTDFTSFNTNYNNSGSGYAKGLDLFFRDNKSLKNIDYWVSYSLLDTTRDYKNYQEAAQPNFANTHNLSVVGKYWIDSWKSQVGFSYGFASGRTYTNPNTSGFLNQKTKSYNSLSVNWAYLLSPQKILYFSVNNALGFKNVTGYQYADTPDLNGQFNSRTLRPAADQFFFVGFFWTISEKGTDNQLDNL; encoded by the coding sequence ATGAAACCTTTATTATCCATTTTAATCCTCCTTTTAACACTAGCCACACAAGCCCAAACCAAAATCTCTGGGACAGTAATGGATGCTAAACATCAGCCAATAGTAGGTGCTAATGTCTATTTAGAGGGGACTTATGATGGCGCTAGTACACTAGCAAACGGACAATTTTTATTTACAACAACAGCAGTTGGACAGCAAAACTTAGTGGTGTCCTTTGTGTCTTATGAAACTAAAACAATCACCAAAGACGTTACAAGCTTATCAAACTTAAAAATCATATTACGTGACGATGTTAATACTTTAGATGCAGTTGTTATTTCGGCAGGGACATTTGCGGCAGGAGACAACAGTAAGGTTTCCGTTTTAAAACCTTTAGACGTGGTAACTACAGCAAGTGCTTTAGGCGACTTTGTTGGTGCTTTACAGACTTTGCCAGGGACATCAACCGTTTCCGAAGATGGACGATTATTTGTGCGAGGTGGTGACGCAGAAGAAACTCAGATTTTTATAGATGGCATACGTGTCTTTACGCCGTATTCTCCAACCACTAATAACGTCCCTACTCGTGGACGCTATTCGCCATTTTTATTTGACGGAATAACCTTTTCAACAGGAGGGTATAGTGCAGAATACGGGCAAGCACTGTCTAGTGTTTTAGAATTAAATACCGTCAATCAACCAGATCAAGAAAAAACCGATATAGGAATTATGAGTGTTGGGGCCAGTCTTGGAAATACTCAAATTTGGGGTAAAAACAGCTTAAGTGTCAATGCGTCGTATATTAATTTAGCGCCCTATTTAGAACTGTTTCAAGATCGTAACGATTGGAAAAAGCCCTACGAAACCATTTCTGGAGAAGCTGTGTTTAGACACAAAACAGACAACGGAATCCTTAAATTATATTCCGCTTTTGATACCAGTAATTTTAGTGTAATACAAGACGATATTAATTATGCAGATGGATTACCATTTGCTCTAGATAACAAAAACTTATATTTTAATGGTTCGTATAAAGCGGTTTTAAATAGTAATTGGACCTTATCTAGTGGTCTAAGTTATACCTATGCTAAAGGTAAAGTTAATGTGTTTGATAGCCGCATTCACTCCACAGAAAATTCAATTCATGCCAAGCTAAAATTAAAACACCGATTTAGTAATCGGTTTAAATTAAACTTTGGTATCGAGCAGTTTGCGACTACATTTGATGAGCGTTATCATGATGCTTTTGTAGATCAAGTCAACTATGGTTATCACAACAATCTGACAGGTGCATTTACAGAAGCAGATGTGTTCTTCTCTAAAAATCTAGCCTTAAAAGTTGGATTACGTGCAGAATATAGTGCGCTGTTTGATAAGGTTACTATGTCTCCAAGAACGTCTTTAGCCTATAAAACAGGACGTAAAAGTCAATTGTCATTGGCTTATGGTAATTTTTACCAACAACCCAATAGTGCGATTTTAAAATTTGATCAAAATTTGGACGCGCAACAAGCAGAACACTACATTTTAAATTATCAATATAATGCAGATGGTAAAATATTTAGAGCAGAAACGTATTATAAAAAATATAGCGATTTAGTTAAATACGATACTGATTTTACTAGCTTTAATACTAATTATAATAATTCAGGATCTGGATATGCCAAAGGATTAGACCTGTTTTTTAGAGATAATAAAAGCCTCAAGAATATCGATTATTGGGTAAGCTATTCGTTATTAGATACAACACGAGATTATAAAAATTACCAAGAAGCAGCACAACCTAATTTTGCTAACACACATAATTTATCAGTTGTTGGTAAATATTGGATAGATAGCTGGAAAAGTCAAGTAGGTTTCAGTTATGGATTTGCATCAGGGCGCACGTATACCAATCCAAATACAAGTGGGTTTTTAAATCAAAAAACAAAAAGCTATAACAGTTTAAGTGTTAATTGGGCCTATTTACTAAGTCCACAAAAAATCTTGTATTTTTCTGTAAACAATGCCTTAGGTTTTAAAAATGTTACCGGTTATCAATATGCAGATACCCCAGATTTAAATGGACAGTTTAATAGCCGAACATTACGGCCTGCAGCAGATCAGTTTTTCTTTGTAGGGTTCTTTTGGACTATTAGCGAGAAGGGGACGGATAATCAATTGGATAATCTTTAG
- a CDS encoding RNA polymerase sigma factor translates to MSKPLKQNFVELLEQHQNIVHKVCRLYTNNYDAHNDLFQEITIQLWKAFPKFRGDSKFSTWMYRVGLNTAITLYRKSKRTINTQQFDTVQFKISAEEYDSTEEEQLKLLYAAVHQLNDIEKALVFLYLEDKNYKEISETMGITEVNARVKMNRVKNKLRTILNP, encoded by the coding sequence TTGAGTAAACCATTAAAACAAAATTTTGTTGAATTGCTTGAACAGCATCAGAATATTGTGCATAAAGTTTGTAGACTTTATACCAATAATTATGATGCGCACAACGATTTATTTCAGGAAATAACCATCCAATTATGGAAGGCTTTCCCGAAGTTTAGAGGGGACAGTAAATTTAGTACTTGGATGTATCGTGTGGGCTTAAATACGGCTATTACACTTTACAGAAAGTCTAAGCGCACGATCAATACGCAACAATTTGACACTGTACAATTTAAAATTAGTGCTGAAGAATACGATAGCACAGAAGAAGAACAATTAAAATTATTATACGCTGCAGTCCACCAATTAAATGATATAGAAAAAGCCCTAGTCTTTCTATATCTTGAGGACAAAAATTATAAAGAAATAAGCGAAACAATGGGTATTACAGAAGTTAATGCTAGAGTGAAGATGAACCGAGTGAAAAACAAACTGAGAACCATTTTAAATCCTTAA
- a CDS encoding lysophospholipid acyltransferase family protein has translation MGLFKRNPFGHILFVKKWLIRILGVLSHRRFRGFNELQIEGSDVIRDLPDTNVLFISNHQTYFADVISMFHVFNAALSDRQDSIKNVGYLWNPKLNFYYVAAKETMKSGLLPKIFAYTGSISIERTWRSEGKDVNRQVKMSDISAIKKALDDGWVVTFPQGTTTPFKPIRKGTAHIIKRYKPIVVPIVIDGFRRSFDKKGLRIKKKNVYQSFEIKEPLKIDYENDSIADIVEQIEYAIEQHPSFLKVIPQKELLAQEELNKKREWLGDI, from the coding sequence ATGGGGTTATTTAAAAGAAATCCTTTTGGACATATACTTTTTGTAAAAAAATGGCTGATTAGAATACTTGGTGTTTTATCACATAGGCGTTTTAGAGGGTTTAACGAATTACAGATTGAAGGTTCTGATGTTATAAGAGATTTACCAGATACTAACGTCCTATTTATCTCCAATCACCAAACCTATTTTGCGGATGTTATTTCAATGTTTCATGTGTTTAATGCGGCATTAAGTGATCGTCAAGACTCTATTAAAAACGTTGGGTATTTATGGAATCCCAAATTGAATTTTTATTACGTTGCCGCTAAAGAAACCATGAAATCTGGTTTATTACCTAAAATATTTGCTTACACAGGCTCTATTAGTATAGAACGTACTTGGCGTAGCGAAGGTAAAGATGTGAATAGACAGGTTAAAATGTCTGATATTTCTGCCATAAAAAAAGCATTGGATGATGGATGGGTCGTTACCTTTCCGCAAGGAACAACCACACCATTTAAGCCAATCCGTAAAGGAACAGCGCATATTATAAAACGATATAAGCCAATAGTCGTGCCTATAGTAATTGATGGTTTTAGACGTAGTTTTGATAAAAAAGGATTACGTATTAAAAAGAAAAACGTCTACCAGTCTTTCGAAATCAAGGAACCTTTAAAAATCGATTACGAAAATGACTCTATCGCAGATATCGTAGAACAAATAGAATATGCTATCGAGCAACACCCATCGTTCTTAAAAGTAATCCCTCAAAAAGAGTTACTAGCACAAGAAGAACTGAATAAAAAACGAGAGTGGTTAGGTGATATTTAA
- a CDS encoding NUDIX hydrolase — translation MNFNEFIIALPKIKNIPLPAEASQLKMVPSYRRELVKEQGENIKKARQSAVLALFYPDLEAQTKLILILRKTYKGVHSGQVGFPGGKVELEDKDLMHTALRETHEEVGVHPKLVTVYKKMTQVYIPPSNFNVQPYIGAASQTPIFTKQDDEVEDLLEVYLSDLLDDNNVMSKKVKTSYDADVEVPAFYLGTHLVWGATAMMLSEVKDLLKATL, via the coding sequence ATGAATTTTAATGAATTTATCATAGCGTTGCCAAAAATAAAAAATATCCCTTTGCCAGCCGAAGCTTCTCAGCTTAAAATGGTGCCATCCTACAGGCGGGAATTAGTTAAGGAACAAGGCGAAAATATTAAAAAAGCAAGACAAAGCGCTGTGTTAGCACTGTTTTATCCTGATTTAGAGGCGCAAACTAAACTGATTTTAATTTTACGAAAAACCTATAAGGGCGTGCATTCTGGACAAGTGGGTTTTCCTGGCGGTAAAGTAGAGTTGGAGGATAAAGATTTAATGCATACCGCATTGCGAGAAACGCATGAGGAAGTTGGTGTGCATCCAAAACTAGTGACTGTTTATAAAAAAATGACACAAGTTTATATCCCGCCAAGCAACTTTAACGTGCAGCCATATATAGGTGCGGCATCACAAACACCTATTTTTACCAAACAGGATGATGAAGTGGAGGATTTATTGGAAGTTTACCTGTCGGATTTATTAGATGATAATAATGTAATGTCTAAAAAAGTTAAGACAAGTTACGATGCTGATGTTGAGGTGCCTGCCTTTTATTTGGGTACGCATTTAGTTTGGGGTGCAACAGCAATGATGCTGAGCGAAGTCAAAGACTTGTTAAAAGCTACCCTATAA
- a CDS encoding peptidylprolyl isomerase, with translation MRVLLLVGFCFLCLSCEDKQSKSKTKNNTSKTEVKVVEKDTTPIREYPYVSKDNVMDFFLDYEAKNKENKVRIITSVGDIDILLYDKTKFHRANFIFLTKQGAFDNTQFHRVVKNFIIQGGNTDNVKVAAKRYKIGHYLLPTDTKRGYTHRRGVISMPSSEIENPHKLASPYEFFITQQDAYHLDGDYTVFGEVIKGMDIVDKINDVRVDEADWPLRNIYIKKVEIID, from the coding sequence ATGCGCGTATTATTATTGGTTGGTTTTTGTTTTTTATGTCTTAGTTGTGAAGATAAACAATCCAAGTCTAAAACCAAAAACAACACTTCTAAAACAGAGGTCAAAGTCGTTGAAAAAGATACCACTCCTATTAGAGAATATCCTTATGTGTCAAAGGATAATGTGATGGATTTCTTTTTAGACTATGAAGCTAAAAACAAAGAAAACAAAGTCCGAATTATAACTTCTGTTGGAGATATTGATATACTATTATATGATAAAACCAAATTCCATCGTGCCAATTTTATATTTTTAACTAAACAGGGTGCTTTTGATAATACACAGTTTCATCGTGTTGTTAAAAACTTTATCATTCAAGGTGGTAACACCGACAATGTAAAGGTGGCTGCAAAACGTTATAAAATTGGTCATTATTTATTACCAACCGATACTAAACGAGGTTACACACACCGACGAGGTGTTATATCTATGCCCAGTAGTGAGATTGAAAACCCACACAAACTAGCTTCCCCTTATGAGTTTTTTATAACGCAACAAGACGCGTACCACTTAGATGGCGATTATACTGTTTTTGGAGAGGTTATAAAAGGCATGGACATTGTTGATAAAATAAATGACGTTAGAGTGGATGAAGCGGATTGGCCTTTAAGAAACATCTATATTAAAAAAGTAGAAATCATAGATTAA
- a CDS encoding M3 family metallopeptidase: MKKNTLYSILACTIVLFSTSCKKGTETAEPAKPMSDNILLKDYTGPYGGVPAFDKMKVDQIESAVIEGMEKGLEDIDAIANNTEAPTFENTIEAMERAGSGLDNVFTYYGIFSSNMSSPEFREVQGNLAPKLSDYTSKINQNEKLFKRIKSVYDASQSKPLPVDQQRVVDLIYKRFEMNGAELDATKKKRYAEINKELSTLYNKFGDNVLHDEENYITYLTKDQLDGLSEGFIKSAAKIATDNGKEGQYAITNTRSSMDPFLTYSTNRELRKQVWTNYYSRGDNGDEFDNNTLIADILKLRRERVELLGYKNYAEWRLQDRMAKTPENAMGLMEAVWPAAIARVKEEVADMQAVADASGNKIEIESWDYRFYAEKVRQKKYDLDSDEVKQYLQLDKLTQALFYTAGRLFNYKFTPVEAGKVPVFHEDVKVWDVTDLASGKHIGLWYLDPFARPGKRSGAWATTYRSHTTFDGPKTVLASNNSNFVKAAPGEAVLISWDDAQTFFHEFGHALHFFSSNVKYPTLNGGVRDYTEFQSQLLERWLSTDEVINQFLVHNKTGEPIPASLVAKIKKASTFNQGFGTTEYLASALMDMKLHLADPENIDIDKFERETLVELNMPKELPMRHRTPHFGHVFSGEGYATAYYGYMWADVLTSDASEAFKDAPGGFYDKEVADKLVKYLFAPRNSMDPAEAFRQFRGRDAKIEALLRDRGFPVTTEN, encoded by the coding sequence ATGAAAAAAAACACATTATATTCTATCCTAGCTTGCACTATAGTACTATTTAGTACGAGTTGCAAAAAAGGCACCGAAACTGCAGAACCCGCAAAACCAATGTCTGATAACATACTGCTTAAAGACTACACCGGACCTTACGGAGGTGTTCCTGCTTTTGACAAAATGAAAGTTGATCAAATAGAATCTGCTGTTATTGAAGGTATGGAAAAAGGTCTAGAAGATATAGATGCTATTGCCAACAATACAGAAGCACCTACTTTTGAAAATACTATTGAAGCTATGGAACGTGCTGGTAGCGGTTTAGATAATGTCTTTACTTACTACGGTATTTTTAGTAGTAATATGAGTAGCCCAGAATTTAGAGAAGTACAAGGTAACCTAGCGCCAAAATTATCTGATTATACTTCTAAAATTAATCAAAACGAAAAATTATTTAAACGTATCAAATCTGTTTATGATGCGTCGCAAAGCAAACCTTTGCCAGTAGATCAACAACGTGTTGTTGACCTTATTTACAAACGTTTTGAAATGAATGGTGCCGAATTAGATGCCACTAAAAAGAAACGTTATGCTGAGATAAACAAAGAGCTATCCACACTTTATAATAAGTTTGGAGATAATGTATTACATGATGAAGAAAATTATATCACCTATTTAACCAAAGACCAATTAGATGGTTTAAGTGAAGGGTTTATTAAGTCTGCTGCAAAAATAGCTACAGATAATGGTAAAGAAGGGCAATATGCCATCACCAACACTAGATCTTCAATGGACCCTTTTTTAACGTATAGTACAAATCGCGAATTACGTAAGCAAGTTTGGACCAACTATTACTCTAGAGGAGATAATGGAGACGAATTTGATAATAACACACTTATCGCAGATATTTTAAAACTACGTAGAGAACGTGTTGAATTATTAGGGTATAAGAATTATGCAGAATGGCGTTTACAAGACCGTATGGCTAAAACACCAGAAAATGCTATGGGATTAATGGAAGCCGTTTGGCCTGCCGCTATTGCCAGAGTCAAAGAAGAAGTTGCAGACATGCAAGCTGTCGCTGATGCGTCAGGAAATAAAATTGAAATTGAATCTTGGGATTACCGTTTTTATGCAGAAAAAGTTAGACAGAAAAAATACGACTTAGATAGCGACGAGGTGAAACAATATTTACAACTGGACAAGTTAACACAAGCCTTATTTTATACTGCTGGTCGTTTATTTAACTATAAATTTACGCCTGTTGAAGCTGGAAAAGTACCCGTATTTCATGAAGATGTAAAAGTTTGGGACGTTACCGACTTAGCGTCTGGAAAACATATTGGTTTATGGTATTTAGATCCATTTGCAAGACCTGGAAAACGTTCTGGAGCTTGGGCAACTACGTATAGAAGTCATACTACTTTTGATGGACCAAAAACAGTCTTAGCTTCAAACAATTCAAACTTTGTAAAAGCGGCTCCTGGAGAAGCTGTATTAATCTCTTGGGATGATGCACAAACCTTTTTTCATGAGTTTGGACATGCGTTACACTTCTTCTCTTCTAATGTAAAATACCCAACTTTAAATGGAGGTGTTCGTGATTATACAGAGTTTCAAAGTCAATTATTAGAGCGTTGGTTATCTACAGATGAAGTCATCAATCAATTTTTAGTTCATAATAAAACAGGCGAACCAATTCCTGCAAGTCTAGTGGCTAAAATCAAAAAAGCCTCAACCTTTAATCAAGGGTTTGGTACTACTGAATATTTAGCGTCTGCATTAATGGATATGAAATTACACCTCGCTGATCCTGAAAATATTGATATTGACAAATTTGAACGTGAAACGCTAGTCGAATTAAATATGCCAAAAGAATTACCAATGCGTCACAGAACACCGCATTTTGGTCACGTTTTTTCTGGTGAAGGTTACGCCACTGCTTATTATGGTTACATGTGGGCAGATGTTTTAACTAGTGATGCCTCAGAAGCCTTTAAAGACGCTCCAGGAGGGTTTTATGATAAAGAAGTTGCTGACAAATTAGTCAAGTACTTATTCGCGCCAAGAAACAGCATGGATCCTGCTGAAGCGTTTAGACAATTTAGAGGACGAGATGCTAAAATTGAAGCCTTATTAAGAGACCGCGGATTTCCTGTGACAACAGAAAACTAA
- a CDS encoding spermidine synthase — protein MMKKLLSFIWPQTTKIGTDFNGVLEVTWINGRKVLDSKNANYSYGTLQRILETGLSKIDIKNSQSILLLGLGGGSIVHSLKNKFDYKGTLDVLEIDEKVISIAKNEFNLSSFDNINIFNCDALDFVNMCTSHYDVIIVDLFIDQEVPSQFLTEAFSNHLAQITNPKGTILYNLGINLDKQDKQYQVITYFKNHSLFTCTVLEHVTGTNTLMIAKKSR, from the coding sequence ATGATGAAAAAACTACTGAGTTTTATCTGGCCACAAACGACTAAAATAGGCACCGATTTTAATGGCGTATTAGAGGTCACTTGGATAAACGGTCGAAAAGTATTGGATAGTAAAAATGCAAACTATTCTTACGGAACCTTGCAGCGCATTCTAGAAACAGGTCTTTCTAAAATAGATATTAAAAATAGTCAATCCATATTACTCCTTGGACTAGGTGGCGGAAGTATTGTGCATTCTTTAAAAAACAAATTTGATTATAAAGGGACATTGGATGTCTTAGAGATTGATGAAAAAGTAATTTCTATAGCAAAAAACGAGTTTAATCTATCCTCCTTTGACAATATCAATATCTTTAATTGTGACGCTTTAGATTTTGTAAACATGTGTACCTCTCACTACGATGTAATTATAGTTGACCTGTTTATTGATCAAGAGGTGCCTTCCCAATTCTTAACAGAAGCTTTTAGTAATCACTTAGCTCAAATTACAAATCCAAAAGGGACTATTCTTTATAATTTGGGGATAAACTTAGACAAGCAAGACAAACAATATCAAGTGATTACTTATTTTAAAAATCACAGTCTTTTTACTTGTACTGTCTTAGAACATGTAACAGGTACCAACACACTTATGATTGCAAAAAAAAGTAGATGA
- a CDS encoding IS110 family transposase encodes MNKDIKYFGLDISHLVFDVTDSEGNYYQFKNSISGFKKYVKLLDINSHSVMEATGYYHYQLAYYLFENGHKVSVENPLSVKRFIQMRLSKIKTGKSDSKLICDYAQHVELTLWKGSSKEVQECLQITRTLTVYTKQCTMLKNKLHGEAVLGEPSKAVVRSLKRSLKHTEKELENLEARLLHLVKETHKDLFTRIKTIPGIGRKTAIMLIVLTGGFERFSSASELCSYAGLTPVIRQSGSSVKGRPRISKMGNQKLRNLLFMCSFSACKYNKACKAIYERLVAKGKSKKLALIAVCNKLLKQAFAIAKSGLIFDKEYKSTLVKN; translated from the coding sequence ATGAATAAAGATATAAAATATTTTGGACTTGACATCAGTCATTTAGTCTTTGATGTTACAGATTCCGAAGGGAATTATTACCAGTTTAAAAATAGTATTTCAGGCTTTAAAAAGTATGTAAAGCTGTTAGACATTAATAGTCATTCTGTAATGGAAGCTACAGGTTATTATCATTATCAGTTGGCTTATTATTTATTTGAAAATGGTCATAAAGTATCAGTAGAAAATCCATTGTCAGTTAAACGTTTTATCCAGATGAGGCTGTCTAAAATCAAGACAGGCAAAAGTGACTCTAAACTAATTTGTGACTATGCGCAACATGTAGAATTAACGTTGTGGAAGGGTAGCTCCAAAGAAGTGCAAGAGTGTCTTCAAATCACCAGAACCCTTACCGTGTATACAAAGCAATGTACAATGTTAAAAAACAAACTACATGGTGAAGCTGTTTTGGGAGAACCAAGTAAAGCTGTTGTAAGATCATTAAAGCGTAGTTTAAAACACACTGAAAAAGAGCTAGAAAACTTAGAAGCACGTTTATTGCATTTGGTAAAAGAGACGCATAAAGATTTATTTACGCGTATAAAAACGATACCAGGAATTGGTAGAAAAACAGCTATTATGCTCATCGTTTTAACAGGTGGATTTGAACGTTTTTCTAGCGCAAGTGAACTGTGTAGTTATGCTGGGTTAACTCCTGTGATTAGGCAAAGTGGAAGTAGTGTAAAAGGGCGACCACGAATTAGTAAAATGGGCAATCAAAAACTTAGAAATTTATTGTTTATGTGTAGTTTTAGCGCTTGTAAATACAACAAAGCATGTAAAGCTATATATGAGCGATTAGTGGCTAAAGGAAAAAGTAAAAAATTAGCCTTAATAGCGGTTTGTAATAAGCTATTAAAACAGGCATTTGCTATTGCTAAATCAGGGTTAATATTTGATAAAGAATATAAAAGTACGTTAGTGAAAAATTAA
- a CDS encoding IS1182 family transposase, protein MQGTKIYQEKLFNNFQLSRRVPQDNFYRRLSEILDLEFLRNQTKIYYGNCGQKSLDPVVFFKFCLVGYLENITSDRKLVSHCSLRLDILYFLGYDIDEELPWHSTLSRTHQLYPESVFESLFTHVFKMCVDMQMVSGHTQVIDAAPVKANASMDSLELKVPEEDLESHLRAVRHISNRDKAVPLRSAKVNKAPKSQQELSASRQELQAIKSRNKKWSKDQNHRPGAGNKGSRYTSNKTHYSPTDPDARISVKPGKARKLNYSSQLTVDAAHHVISDIKAYHADGKDSQHLPDIVLRVKRRLWQSGLTIDTCLADTGYSSGENYAFLENQDITSYIPPHGTFKGGPDEFIYNEKEDHYTCPQGKIIPFKKVFYEKKCNTKKKAYRGSKKLCIDCPIRSACLSKTAQEKSFSVTYYRAEYMRNIVRVDSKKGSYMKGKRQSTAEPVFGTLTQFLGMGKVNTLGIKQANKCMHLSATAYNLKKYLKYMKNLPESIAGTTCFY, encoded by the coding sequence ATGCAAGGCACAAAAATATATCAAGAGAAATTATTCAACAATTTCCAGTTGAGTCGTCGGGTTCCCCAAGACAATTTTTATAGACGATTATCAGAAATTTTAGACTTAGAGTTTCTACGGAATCAAACAAAAATCTATTACGGAAACTGTGGACAAAAAAGTTTAGATCCCGTGGTGTTTTTCAAATTCTGTTTAGTGGGTTATTTAGAGAATATCACCAGTGATAGAAAACTGGTATCGCATTGCAGTCTTCGACTGGATATTCTTTATTTTCTAGGCTATGATATCGATGAAGAATTACCATGGCATTCCACGTTAAGTAGAACACATCAACTGTACCCAGAGTCCGTTTTTGAAAGTCTATTTACTCATGTTTTCAAAATGTGCGTAGACATGCAAATGGTAAGCGGTCACACCCAAGTTATCGACGCCGCACCAGTTAAAGCAAATGCTTCTATGGATAGCTTAGAACTTAAAGTGCCAGAAGAAGATTTAGAATCTCATTTACGAGCAGTACGACATATAAGCAATAGAGATAAAGCAGTACCACTTCGATCAGCAAAAGTTAATAAAGCCCCAAAATCGCAACAAGAATTATCAGCAAGCCGTCAGGAATTACAAGCGATAAAGAGCCGAAACAAAAAATGGTCAAAAGATCAAAACCATCGCCCTGGAGCAGGAAATAAAGGTTCCCGTTATACGAGTAATAAAACGCATTACAGTCCAACCGATCCCGATGCTCGCATAAGTGTAAAGCCAGGAAAAGCAAGAAAGCTAAATTATTCAAGTCAACTCACGGTAGATGCCGCACATCATGTAATAAGTGACATCAAGGCGTATCATGCCGATGGCAAAGACAGTCAGCATTTACCTGATATTGTATTACGAGTAAAAAGACGCTTATGGCAATCTGGTCTTACTATAGACACCTGTCTCGCGGATACTGGTTACAGTAGTGGCGAGAATTATGCTTTTTTAGAAAATCAGGATATTACGAGTTACATTCCGCCACACGGCACCTTTAAAGGAGGCCCAGATGAATTTATTTATAATGAAAAAGAAGATCACTACACCTGCCCCCAAGGGAAGATAATCCCTTTTAAAAAGGTGTTTTACGAAAAGAAGTGCAACACCAAAAAGAAGGCCTATAGAGGTTCAAAAAAACTTTGTATAGATTGCCCAATACGAAGCGCTTGCTTAAGCAAAACGGCACAAGAAAAGTCGTTTTCCGTAACGTATTACCGCGCAGAATACATGCGGAATATAGTACGAGTTGATAGTAAAAAAGGAAGCTATATGAAAGGAAAAAGACAAAGCACGGCAGAGCCTGTTTTTGGTACACTAACTCAGTTTTTAGGCATGGGAAAAGTAAATACCCTTGGGATTAAACAAGCTAATAAGTGTATGCATCTATCCGCAACAGCCTATAATCTTAAAAAGTATTTAAAATATATGAAAAACCTGCCAGAAAGTATAGCGGGGACTACGTGCTTTTATTAA